One Varibaculum prostatecancerukia genomic window, CAGAGTTTTCTTTTCGACCATCTGTTCCTCCTAGGAACTATCCTAAGCGAAAGGCCGCCCCGGGTTCCCCGGAAGATTTGGTTGCTCCCAGTAAGCGTTAACCCACCTGATCAATAACTGCCTCGGCGACTTCGCGCATGCTGAGACGCCGATTCATGGAGGTGGTTTGAATCCAACGGAAAGCTTCCGGTTCGCTCATCTCCATATTTTCCATTAACAGCCCTTTGGCGCGGTCAACCAATTTCCGGGTTTCGAAGCGATCTTGCAAGTCAGCGACTTCGTTTTCCAGCGATTGGATTTCGTTGTGGCGGGAAATAGCGATTTCTACCGCCGGTAAAAGCTCGGCGGGGGTAAAGGGTTTCACCACATAGGCCATGGCGCCAGCATCACGGGCCCGCTCCACCAACTCTTTTTGCGAAAATGCGGTGAGCATCACTACCGCGCAAGAGATTTCTTTCAAAATCTTCTCGGCAGCGGTGATCCCGTCCATTTTCGGCATTTTCACGTCCATAACGCACAGGTCAGGCTGGTATTCGAGTGCTGCCTGATAGGCGGCCTCCCCGTCTCCGGCTTCGGCTACCACCTCATAACCGGCTTCGGTGAGTGTTTCCACAATATCCAGCCGAATCAGGGTTTCATCCTCAGCTACCAGCACTTTGCGCGCCGTGTTCTGTTCTTTCTTTGCATTAGATTTCGAAGTTCCCACGTGTCTATATTAGACTGAAACCCGTCGCGCTTTACAGCGTTACAGAAAAGCCTCGATGGCGGAATTGGTAGACGCAGCGGATTCAAAATCCGCCGTCCTTCACCGGACATGTGGGTTCGAGTCCCACTCGAGGTACTAATAAGGTGCTTAACCCCGCTATAGCGGGGTTTTACCAATTGCTTTTGATTACTTTCCCTCAAATCCTAGGAACGCTTGCGGCGTTCGCGTACCCGTACCGAAATCTGGATGGGGCTGCCGGTAAAACCGTACTGTTCACGCAAGCGATGTTCAATAAACCGGCGATAAGAGGGATCTAAGAATCCGGTAGTAAAGAACACGAACCGGGGAGGCGCCGCCGAAACCTGGGTGGCGAACATAATCCGCGGCTGTTTTCCTCCCCTCACCGGATGGGGATGTTCGGCCACTAAGCGCCCCAAGAAACTATTTAGTTCACTGGTAGAAATCCGGGTTCGCCAACCAGCAAGTGCCTGCGCTAGCGCTCCTTGAATCCGATTGGTGTGCCAAGCAGTTTTGGCTGAAAGGTTGATCCGGGGAGCCCAATCCACATGAGAAAGCTGCAGTTCCCATTCGCGTTCTAAGTCGTGGCGGCGTTCTTCATCTAGCAAATCCCATTTATTGTTCACCAAAACCAGGGCTCTACCCGCAGAAATAACTTGCTCAATAATTCTAATATCGGCGCTAGCTAGTTCTTGCGAAGCATCGAGCAACACCATAGCCACATCCGCTTCCTCGATGGCCGCCTGGGTACGCAAAGAGGCATAAAAGTCAGCGCCCCGACTTTTTAGCATCCGGCGGCGAATCCCGGCGGTATCAACAAAGGTCCAAGGCACCCCGGCAATCTCGATCACCTCATCTACCGGATCGCGAGTAGTACCCGCCAAATCATTTACCACTACCCGCTGCGAACCTGCCAAAGCGTTAAGCAGGGATGATTTGCCCACGTTCGGGCGTCCAATCAGCGCCACCCGCCCGGGACTCCCCTCAGGAAGCGCCTTCGAAAACTGAGATTTTTCCGGTAGCAACGCCACTAGTTTGTCCAGTAAATCGCCGCTGCCGAGACCATGCAAGGCAGATAGCGGGAACGGCTCCCCTAAACCTAGGGACCAAAGGGCGGTGGCGTCCGCCTCACCGCGTGAAGAATCAACTTTATTAGCGACCAAAATTACCGGCTTATCGCAGCGTTGCAGGATACGGGCAATCTGCATATCAGTTTCGGTGGCACCCACCTGCGCATCGGCTACAAATAGCACCACATCGGCCAGATGAATCGAGGCCTCGGCTTGAGCAGCTACCATCTGATCAAGGCCTTTGACTCCCAGTTCCCAACCACCGGTATCTAACAACTGGAAATCTGTTCCCGCCCACTGCGCCGGGTATCGCACCCGATCTCGGGTTACTCCCGGCTGATCTTGTACTACGGCCGCGCGCCGACCTAAAATCCGGTTAACCAGGGTTGACTTACCAACATTCGGACGCCCAATAACGGCTACAACCGGGAGGGCACCTAAGTCTTGGTGCTGTTCGGCAGGGTTTTCAGCATCCAACAATTCATAGTCATCGTCTTGTAGCTGAATTTCACTAAGGATATCCGCCGAATCTTCGGGCTTTAGATCTTCACTCACGCCCTCAAGTTTAGGTGAGAGCAGGGGGCTTTGGCGAAAGCTTAGCCCTGACGAGCCTGGAAAGCCCGCCCTACAATCGCGACTACGGCTTCCATAGTTTCTTGTTCGTCCAGGTCGGAGGAATCTAGCAGCTCAACTCCGGGAGCGGGAGTAGTGAAGTTGTTTACCTGCGAGTCCGCGAAGTCACGCTCGGCTACCGAATCGCTGCCTGCCCCCAGCTGCCGGGCGCGGCGTTGCTCGCGCACCTGTGGGGAGGCGGTCAACAAGATTTTAACGTCCGCATCCGGAGCCACCACGGTGGTGATGTCCCGTCCTTCAGCCACAATCCCCCGTCCAGAGGCTTTAGCAGCTTCAATAATCTGACGCTGGCGGGCAATCATCTGCTCGCGCACCTCAGGCACCGCGCTGACCCGGCTAACTGTGCGGGTTACTTCCTCGCCCCGAAGCAAACGGGTTACATCGCGCCCCTCGATAAGGATACGCGGGGCATGGGCGACTGCTTCTACCTGCATGGGTATCGAGTAGGCCAACATAGCTAGCGCCGCGGTGTCATTTAGGTCTGTATGTTTTTGCAGTGCATACCAGGTTAGGGCGCGATACATGGCGCCGGTATCCAAAAAGTTGGTACCCAGTTCCGCCGCAGATAGGCGGGCAATAGTGGATTTACCTGCCCCGCTGGGGCCATCAATGGCGATTACCAGGCCAGCTCCCAGAATTTGCTGACCTACGTATTGTGAACCGTCACCTGACATAGCGTTTACACCCTTCCGAAAACGTCATTTACGGCTGCCAAAAAGCGCCTTATACCTTCGATAATATGCTATTTGTTAGCTTTTTGGACAGCTTCCCCATTACTATTTAGAGATTTCCTGCTAGGCAGACACGATTTCCCAGCCTTTTACCTCCAGTTTTTCTGCCAGCGAAGCCGCAGAGTTGGGTTCAATCGCTAGCCGCGCCACCCCAAAAGCTGCCCCGGGCGAGTGTTCTAGCTCCAAATCCTCGATATTGATACCGGTATCGCCCACTGCTTGGAAAAGCCGCCCCAAGGTTCCCGCCTCATCAGGTACCTTAACCATTACTTCCTGGTAGCGCCGCGGGGCTCCCCCGTGTTTACCAGGAATACGGGCCACCCCCAAGTTGCCTTGACGCATAGCCAAAGTTACGGCCCCCACTAAGGAGGGTGAAGGGATAGCAGCTCCCGGATGTTCGAGGGCGCACAAGACTTGTTGCATATCATCGGCAAATCCTCGCAACACTTTCGCTATATGTTCGGCGTTACCGGCGATAATAGCCGCCCAAAGGGCAGGATCAGAAGAAGCAATCCGGGTGGTATCCCGCAAGCCCTGACCAGATAGCCCTAAAGATTCCGGCAGTGCCTTCGCCAATTGGGCCGCCAGCAGGGAAGAAACCAGTTGGGGAACATGGGA contains:
- a CDS encoding ANTAR domain-containing response regulator; protein product: MGTSKSNAKKEQNTARKVLVAEDETLIRLDIVETLTEAGYEVVAEAGDGEAAYQAALEYQPDLCVMDVKMPKMDGITAAEKILKEISCAVVMLTAFSQKELVERARDAGAMAYVVKPFTPAELLPAVEIAISRHNEIQSLENEVADLQDRFETRKLVDRAKGLLMENMEMSEPEAFRWIQTTSMNRRLSMREVAEAVIDQVG
- the der gene encoding ribosome biogenesis GTPase Der, coding for MSEDLKPEDSADILSEIQLQDDDYELLDAENPAEQHQDLGALPVVAVIGRPNVGKSTLVNRILGRRAAVVQDQPGVTRDRVRYPAQWAGTDFQLLDTGGWELGVKGLDQMVAAQAEASIHLADVVLFVADAQVGATETDMQIARILQRCDKPVILVANKVDSSRGEADATALWSLGLGEPFPLSALHGLGSGDLLDKLVALLPEKSQFSKALPEGSPGRVALIGRPNVGKSSLLNALAGSQRVVVNDLAGTTRDPVDEVIEIAGVPWTFVDTAGIRRRMLKSRGADFYASLRTQAAIEEADVAMVLLDASQELASADIRIIEQVISAGRALVLVNNKWDLLDEERRHDLEREWELQLSHVDWAPRINLSAKTAWHTNRIQGALAQALAGWRTRISTSELNSFLGRLVAEHPHPVRGGKQPRIMFATQVSAAPPRFVFFTTGFLDPSYRRFIEHRLREQYGFTGSPIQISVRVRERRKRS
- the cmk gene encoding (d)CMP kinase, whose product is MSGDGSQYVGQQILGAGLVIAIDGPSGAGKSTIARLSAAELGTNFLDTGAMYRALTWYALQKHTDLNDTAALAMLAYSIPMQVEAVAHAPRILIEGRDVTRLLRGEEVTRTVSRVSAVPEVREQMIARQRQIIEAAKASGRGIVAEGRDITTVVAPDADVKILLTASPQVREQRRARQLGAGSDSVAERDFADSQVNNFTTPAPGVELLDSSDLDEQETMEAVVAIVGRAFQARQG